One region of Fusobacterium periodonticum 1_1_41FAA genomic DNA includes:
- a CDS encoding autotransporter-associated N-terminal domain-containing protein, protein MTKNSLHAVEQNLRSIAKRYKSVKYSIGLAILFLMMGLSAFSEEVMSTQEIVASRENLRNSVESLQTKVSDARRENQKEIDGLRLELVKLMEQGNQVVKSPWASWQFGVNYVYNNMSGMYKGRGDKPPKYVYNSIYRRGNWEERNALDVLAGKTVNGGPITPGNENTNTWQITNGLLGGANLKRDLSIDASTNGGREWGLVDLRKIREPLNEIEILARVSPKEVKKDKLDIPVSVTPPATLSAPVVKPNVNKPTEAPKVELPKPPVLEIPGDPNLTFNPTISVLKVEKVGEITVNPEEVTPVDFFIDPNKYGPNPGMSYANASVYKPEYWDNKTETLTDGKYFCTWGVVPGKTTVTNLNLNVVKDETRAIVVDEGRDPAGDNFTYVGGTIRLNNKKNAGIDVQGTHMGQYEAIYPMVVKNLGTIIGVGATGVEEHAGFAFNNFDSSDDSTRVSLINDKEVINGVTKKGTIELNTPKSAGMMLRPEINQANNRYQGGLNMQFAENKADITVNGRNSVGITIVKNPKNAGTLRTDLNIIIPKGGLLASRSDAANKSAISNTGTINVQGDDSVGVSILNTIQEVKVNGIINIGTVNPTSLSANGGSPTLANRTSGGTAGKVEGSVGVYTQVATRPVRARVYRYDKDANDRNKETEVIAVRYYDDHGRENTIENATGGKYTDSKTNSEKDRHTGQTVGTETVEVGGTINIGKYASGSYGLRNNTSKVDIEYKDKSGKTVTDYYITSGSITLTGSGKVLIDKESVGNFGAVSAGDKFDREVIKSTDKDPNRVQTRESDTGKVDIHGLIKAEGAKSIGYVMLSGEGTNTGTIEVIGHNDNKITPIPGTTKENYEGSLGFYGVKGTFNNAGTIKTKDKLAHSVVVKNLEMTFNHKGTIEVDSPNSNKGNIGVFSDGKAKVNFYNNSNVFVKANSVGIYSADKDKFNTTFTNHGKLNIEIGKDSTFAYLDGNATTPLEKFFVKNADGKAVSVNILGNMGANSSLVYANDEAKALLNADYTITQGDKNASTIALLATNKSSVIVDTGKKLTTNTQVALAAVDGIVHPVGSTTVSGSTAENKGIIVSNRTNDGIGIYARDNGSKAINDGTITMNGTKAVGMYGENVTTLENKTGKSIEVKEEQSAGMYARVTGDNTLTAQNNGKIITNKQKSVGIYLKNDTTLPTGSINPAASKLTASNKEIEIKGGTESIGIYAPASTVSRVGKVTMADTVTKSIAVYLSKGAQVTSVAKDEINLGTSTKNIAYFIKNENTGFAASSVLGKVFGYGVGVYLEGDTTLSPTDVAKLTAASPDLNFKQGTATGDGIVGLYLKGNTDISTYNKTITVGNTVVDNKTKTDIAPAIGIYSEKQGTSLAAPYVVKANINTGTKAVGIFSAPDIPAVSPATTPTPNKSFIKYEGNQMTLGEGSTGFYVNGGTELASPTIDLNGGLVAYVTEGSTFKGGTATINLSKTGIGVYGERGAVVEVKNWIFNNKGNAAEEVRLKEGIAKVTTDKDLKPKMVLTHVINGETYLDKGKTVTAIADPGYTQEENIGLMAQGIKNTKVGITWDKGNDYEIINEGTIDFKNSIKSTAIYAESARVENKGTIKLGKDSTGIYGIYRDDSPKFKDKSNTEYSNKLEIDTTATSSISLGTGSTGMYLVNAQKLNTAAGGTIQSVTGATNNVGIYAINGKIDVPTTGTPAEKAEANAYNNKNANFNILNMKNESTITLGDGSVGIYSRVKEVAATNRNTVINTGNITVGKSLTNAPAVGIYAENTKLTNGTASVAPTITVGEKGIVFYGKNSEIVTKGTANYNNKGVLAYLDNTIFTSHYGNLTAHQNTMLFLKNNSMANMNGAGADIDITVPDKAATSDPFAGVYVEGSTPVLNGVKKINIGKNSNGIFMNNATFTSNVNDIVSTKEGAKGLLAKNSTLTNNSKITLSGNSSIGIYSDATVSPTKTVTNNGKLTISGKKTLGVFLKGSQTFVNTADIDVADTTSSVPAEKTVGIYTKDGTSTIKHNSGTINVGEKSIGIFSATSADVEVATPAKIDVKDEAIGIYKEKGTVLLKGEINVAPHTSTVKNSEPVGVYGLNGANITDNASKITVGAKSFGFILENKSPATTNKYTSTNTGAVSLGADSVFLYSNGQASLTNGRNISSSSDRVIAFYIKGNGTNRGDLTNNATIDLSNSKGSIGIYAPGGKATNKGRILVGETDSIDPVTGKTYTDVTKITYGIGMAADNGGHIINDNEIRIYGDKSIGMYGKGAGTKVENNSKIILDGSRATDTNKIQSMVGVYVDQGATFVNKGDIRTADAYAGKIVNGVQKVNNNVVGLVGVAVMNGSTLENHGNIDIDADESFGVVVRNSVIKNYGNFKINVRGRGTYGVSYKDISAADLAALEAEVNSKLKSDPRGQELAAAGGVNKSYEGVSITIQNGKPIFTRNGVTVSDAEVELIEKIIGSATSNLGMSDVGFYVDTLGRTKPIDINGATPPINSQLIVGTEYSELTNRKEWFVKDDVITPFLQQIQGRNFKLTSIAGSLTWMATPVIDNYGQIKGVAMTKIPYTAFVKTTHNAWNFADGLEQRYGVNALDSREKRVFNLLNSIGNNEEILLTQAYDEMMGHQYANVQQRIYETGRILNKEFSYLRNEWSNPTKDANKVKVFGTNGEYKTDTAGIIDYKYNAQGVAYVHEDETVRLGESLGWYAGIVHNKYKFDDIGNSKEEMLLGKFGMFKSVPFDENNSLNWTIAGDIFVGHNKMHRRFLVVSEIFNAKSRYYSYGIGVKNDLSKEFRLSENFTLKPYAGLRLEYGRMSKIKEKSGEVKLEVKSNDYISIKPEIGTELAYKAFFGPKSLKAAVSVAYENELGILANPKNKARVAGTSADWFNIRGEKEDRKGNVKSDLNIGIDNQRIGVTANVGYDTKGSNVRGGLGLRVIF, encoded by the coding sequence ATGACAAAAAATAGTTTGCATGCAGTAGAACAAAATTTACGTTCTATTGCAAAGAGATATAAAAGTGTAAAATACTCAATAGGTCTTGCAATACTTTTCTTAATGATGGGTTTAAGCGCATTTTCAGAAGAAGTTATGTCTACACAAGAGATAGTGGCATCAAGAGAAAATTTAAGAAATTCAGTAGAAAGTTTACAAACGAAAGTCAGTGATGCAAGAAGAGAGAACCAAAAAGAAATAGATGGTTTAAGATTAGAATTAGTTAAATTGATGGAACAAGGGAATCAAGTAGTAAAATCTCCTTGGGCTTCTTGGCAATTTGGAGTAAATTATGTTTATAATAATATGAGTGGAATGTATAAGGGAAGAGGAGATAAACCGCCTAAATATGTTTATAACAGTATTTATAGAAGAGGAAATTGGGAAGAAAGAAATGCCTTAGATGTACTTGCTGGAAAAACTGTTAATGGTGGTCCTATAACACCTGGAAATGAAAATACAAATACTTGGCAAATAACAAATGGCTTACTAGGTGGTGCAAACTTAAAAAGAGATCTTTCAATAGATGCATCAACAAATGGTGGAAGAGAATGGGGACTTGTTGATCTTAGAAAGATAAGAGAACCACTTAATGAAATAGAAATATTAGCAAGAGTTTCACCTAAAGAAGTTAAAAAAGATAAGTTAGATATACCTGTTTCAGTTACACCACCAGCTACATTGTCTGCTCCAGTGGTTAAACCAAATGTAAATAAACCAACTGAGGCTCCAAAAGTAGAATTACCTAAACCACCAGTATTAGAAATACCTGGAGATCCTAATTTAACTTTTAATCCAACTATATCTGTATTAAAGGTAGAAAAAGTTGGAGAAATTACTGTAAATCCTGAAGAAGTGACTCCAGTAGACTTCTTCATAGACCCAAACAAATATGGACCAAACCCAGGTATGAGTTATGCAAATGCTAGTGTTTATAAGCCAGAATATTGGGATAATAAGACTGAAACTCTTACTGATGGTAAGTATTTCTGTACTTGGGGAGTAGTACCTGGAAAAACAACAGTAACAAATTTAAATTTGAATGTAGTAAAAGATGAAACAAGAGCAATAGTTGTAGATGAAGGAAGAGATCCAGCTGGAGATAACTTTACATATGTTGGTGGAACAATAAGATTAAATAATAAGAAAAATGCTGGTATAGATGTTCAAGGTACACATATGGGACAATATGAAGCTATCTATCCAATGGTAGTTAAAAATTTAGGAACTATTATTGGAGTAGGTGCTACAGGAGTAGAAGAACATGCTGGTTTTGCTTTTAATAACTTTGATTCATCAGATGATTCTACTAGAGTAAGTCTAATAAATGATAAAGAAGTTATAAATGGTGTTACTAAAAAGGGAACAATAGAGTTAAATACACCAAAAAGTGCTGGAATGATGCTCCGTCCAGAAATTAATCAAGCAAACAATAGATATCAGGGTGGATTAAATATGCAATTTGCCGAAAATAAAGCTGATATTACTGTAAATGGAAGAAATAGTGTTGGAATTACAATAGTAAAAAATCCTAAAAATGCTGGAACACTTAGAACAGATTTAAATATTATAATTCCTAAAGGAGGATTACTTGCTAGTAGATCTGATGCTGCTAATAAAAGTGCCATCTCAAATACTGGTACAATAAATGTACAAGGAGATGATTCTGTAGGAGTTAGTATTTTAAATACTATTCAAGAAGTTAAAGTAAATGGAATTATTAACATAGGGACAGTAAATCCAACAAGTTTAAGTGCAAATGGAGGAAGTCCTACACTTGCAAATAGAACATCAGGAGGAACAGCTGGTAAAGTTGAAGGTTCTGTAGGAGTTTACACTCAGGTAGCAACTAGACCTGTTAGAGCTAGAGTATATAGATATGATAAAGATGCAAATGATCGTAATAAAGAAACAGAAGTAATAGCAGTAAGATATTACGATGATCATGGTCGTGAAAATACTATTGAAAATGCAACTGGGGGAAAATATACTGATTCAAAAACTAATTCAGAAAAAGATAGACACACAGGTCAAACGGTAGGAACTGAAACAGTTGAAGTTGGTGGAACTATAAATATAGGTAAATACGCATCAGGTAGTTATGGATTAAGAAATAATACCAGCAAAGTAGACATTGAATATAAGGACAAGAGTGGTAAGACAGTAACTGATTATTATATTACAAGTGGAAGTATTACTTTGACAGGTAGTGGGAAAGTATTGATAGATAAAGAGAGTGTTGGAAACTTTGGTGCTGTTTCTGCTGGAGATAAGTTTGATAGAGAAGTAATAAAGAGTACAGACAAAGATCCAAATAGAGTCCAAACTAGAGAAAGTGATACTGGAAAAGTGGACATACATGGATTAATAAAAGCTGAAGGAGCAAAATCAATTGGTTATGTAATGTTATCAGGAGAAGGAACTAATACAGGAACAATAGAAGTTATAGGTCACAATGATAATAAGATTACTCCTATTCCAGGTACTACTAAAGAAAATTATGAAGGTAGTTTAGGTTTTTATGGAGTAAAAGGAACATTTAATAATGCTGGAACCATAAAAACAAAAGATAAATTAGCTCATTCTGTTGTGGTAAAAAATCTAGAAATGACATTTAATCATAAGGGAACAATAGAAGTAGATTCTCCTAATAGTAATAAGGGAAATATTGGAGTATTTTCAGATGGAAAAGCAAAAGTAAACTTTTACAATAATTCTAATGTTTTTGTAAAAGCAAATTCTGTTGGAATATATTCGGCAGATAAAGATAAGTTTAATACTACTTTTACAAATCATGGAAAATTAAATATAGAAATTGGTAAAGATTCAACTTTTGCATATTTAGATGGAAATGCAACAACACCATTAGAGAAATTTTTTGTAAAAAATGCTGATGGGAAAGCAGTATCAGTTAATATTTTAGGAAACATGGGAGCAAATTCTAGTTTAGTTTATGCAAATGATGAAGCAAAAGCTCTATTAAATGCGGACTATACTATAACCCAAGGAGATAAAAATGCTTCTACTATAGCATTACTAGCTACAAATAAATCTTCAGTGATTGTTGATACTGGAAAAAAATTAACAACAAATACACAAGTTGCCTTAGCAGCGGTTGATGGAATAGTTCATCCAGTAGGAAGTACTACTGTATCTGGTTCTACAGCTGAAAATAAAGGAATAATAGTTTCAAATAGAACAAATGATGGTATAGGTATCTATGCAAGAGATAATGGAAGTAAAGCCATCAATGATGGAACTATAACTATGAATGGAACAAAAGCTGTAGGAATGTATGGAGAAAATGTTACTACACTTGAAAATAAGACTGGAAAGTCAATAGAAGTAAAAGAAGAACAATCAGCTGGAATGTATGCTAGAGTAACAGGAGATAATACTTTAACAGCTCAAAATAATGGAAAAATAATAACTAATAAGCAAAAATCTGTAGGTATATATTTAAAAAATGACACAACACTACCTACAGGTTCTATAAATCCAGCTGCTTCTAAGTTAACAGCTTCTAATAAAGAGATAGAAATTAAAGGTGGAACAGAATCAATAGGAATCTATGCTCCAGCTTCTACAGTTTCTAGAGTTGGAAAAGTAACGATGGCAGATACTGTAACAAAATCTATAGCCGTATATCTTTCTAAAGGGGCTCAAGTAACTTCTGTTGCCAAAGATGAAATTAATTTAGGAACATCTACAAAAAATATAGCTTATTTCATAAAAAATGAAAACACAGGTTTTGCAGCAAGTTCAGTTTTAGGAAAGGTTTTTGGTTATGGAGTAGGAGTATACTTAGAAGGAGATACTACACTATCACCAACAGATGTAGCAAAATTAACAGCAGCTTCTCCTGACTTAAATTTTAAACAAGGAACAGCAACTGGAGATGGGATTGTAGGTCTATATTTAAAAGGAAATACAGATATATCTACATACAACAAAACAATAACTGTAGGAAATACAGTAGTAGATAATAAAACTAAAACAGATATAGCTCCAGCAATAGGAATCTATAGTGAAAAACAAGGAACTAGTCTTGCAGCACCATATGTTGTTAAAGCAAATATAAACACAGGTACAAAAGCAGTTGGTATTTTTAGTGCTCCAGATATTCCAGCAGTATCACCAGCAACAACACCAACTCCTAATAAGAGTTTTATAAAATATGAAGGAAACCAAATGACTCTTGGAGAAGGTTCAACAGGATTCTATGTAAATGGTGGAACAGAATTAGCTTCACCAACTATTGATTTAAATGGTGGTTTAGTAGCTTATGTTACTGAAGGTTCTACATTTAAGGGTGGAACAGCTACTATTAATTTATCAAAAACTGGTATCGGAGTCTATGGTGAAAGAGGAGCTGTAGTTGAAGTAAAAAACTGGATATTTAACAACAAAGGTAATGCTGCTGAAGAAGTTAGACTTAAAGAAGGTATAGCTAAAGTAACAACAGATAAAGATTTAAAACCTAAGATGGTATTAACTCATGTAATTAATGGAGAAACATACCTAGATAAAGGTAAAACAGTAACTGCAATAGCAGATCCAGGTTATACACAAGAAGAAAATATAGGTCTTATGGCTCAAGGAATAAAAAATACAAAAGTTGGAATTACTTGGGATAAGGGTAATGACTATGAAATAATAAATGAAGGAACTATAGATTTTAAAAATTCTATAAAATCTACAGCTATCTATGCAGAATCAGCTAGAGTTGAAAATAAAGGAACTATAAAATTAGGAAAAGATTCAACTGGTATCTATGGAATATATAGAGATGACAGTCCTAAATTTAAAGATAAATCAAATACTGAGTATTCTAATAAATTAGAAATAGATACAACAGCAACTTCTAGTATAAGTTTAGGAACAGGTTCAACAGGAATGTATTTAGTAAATGCTCAAAAATTAAATACTGCAGCAGGAGGAACTATTCAATCTGTAACAGGAGCAACTAATAATGTTGGTATCTATGCAATAAATGGAAAAATTGATGTTCCTACTACAGGAACTCCAGCAGAAAAAGCTGAAGCAAATGCATATAATAATAAAAATGCTAACTTTAATATACTAAATATGAAGAATGAATCTACTATTACTTTAGGTGATGGTTCAGTTGGAATTTATAGTAGAGTAAAAGAAGTTGCAGCAACAAATAGAAACACTGTAATAAATACAGGGAATATAACTGTAGGTAAGAGTTTAACAAATGCACCAGCAGTTGGAATCTATGCCGAAAATACTAAATTAACTAATGGAACAGCTTCAGTTGCACCAACTATTACAGTGGGAGAAAAAGGAATAGTTTTCTACGGAAAAAACAGTGAAATAGTGACAAAAGGTACAGCTAATTACAATAATAAAGGTGTTTTAGCATATTTGGATAATACTATTTTTACTTCTCATTATGGAAATTTAACTGCTCATCAAAATACTATGTTATTCTTAAAAAACAATAGTATGGCAAATATGAATGGAGCAGGAGCTGATATAGATATAACTGTTCCTGATAAAGCGGCAACAAGTGATCCATTTGCAGGAGTATATGTTGAAGGTTCTACACCAGTATTAAATGGAGTTAAAAAGATAAATATAGGTAAAAACTCTAATGGTATTTTTATGAATAATGCTACTTTTACTTCAAATGTAAATGATATAGTAAGTACAAAAGAAGGTGCTAAAGGATTACTAGCTAAAAATTCTACATTAACTAATAACAGTAAAATTACTTTAAGTGGAAATAGTTCAATAGGAATATACTCTGATGCAACTGTAAGCCCTACTAAAACTGTTACTAATAATGGAAAATTAACTATATCTGGTAAAAAGACTTTAGGGGTATTCTTAAAAGGAAGTCAAACATTTGTAAATACTGCAGATATAGATGTAGCTGATACAACATCTTCAGTTCCAGCCGAAAAAACAGTTGGAATCTATACTAAAGATGGAACATCAACTATAAAACATAATTCTGGTACAATAAATGTTGGAGAAAAATCTATAGGTATCTTCTCAGCAACAAGTGCAGATGTTGAAGTTGCTACTCCAGCTAAGATTGATGTAAAAGATGAAGCAATAGGAATATACAAAGAAAAAGGAACAGTTCTTCTAAAAGGAGAAATTAATGTAGCTCCTCATACAAGTACTGTAAAAAATAGTGAACCTGTTGGAGTTTATGGATTAAATGGAGCAAATATAACTGATAATGCTTCTAAAATAACAGTTGGAGCAAAATCATTTGGATTTATCCTTGAAAATAAAAGTCCTGCAACTACAAATAAATATACAAGTACAAATACAGGGGCAGTTAGTTTAGGGGCTGACAGTGTATTCTTGTATTCTAATGGACAAGCTAGTCTTACAAATGGAAGAAATATCTCTTCTAGCTCTGATCGTGTAATAGCTTTCTATATTAAAGGAAATGGAACTAATAGAGGAGATCTAACAAACAATGCTACTATAGATCTATCTAATTCTAAAGGAAGTATAGGAATATATGCACCAGGAGGAAAAGCAACAAATAAAGGTAGAATTTTAGTAGGAGAAACTGATTCTATAGATCCAGTAACTGGAAAAACATATACAGATGTTACAAAAATTACTTATGGAATAGGAATGGCTGCAGACAATGGTGGTCACATCATAAATGACAATGAAATAAGAATATATGGTGACAAATCTATAGGTATGTATGGAAAAGGTGCAGGAACTAAAGTTGAAAACAATAGTAAAATAATTTTAGATGGAAGCAGAGCAACAGACACTAATAAAATACAAAGTATGGTGGGAGTATATGTTGATCAAGGTGCTACATTTGTAAATAAAGGAGATATAAGAACAGCAGATGCCTATGCAGGAAAAATTGTTAACGGAGTTCAAAAGGTTAATAATAATGTTGTAGGACTTGTTGGAGTTGCTGTAATGAATGGTTCAACTTTAGAAAATCATGGTAACATTGATATAGATGCCGATGAAAGTTTTGGAGTTGTAGTTAGAAACTCAGTTATTAAAAACTATGGAAACTTCAAAATAAATGTAAGAGGTAGAGGAACTTACGGTGTTAGCTATAAGGATATAAGTGCAGCAGATCTTGCAGCTTTAGAAGCTGAGGTTAACTCTAAATTAAAATCTGATCCAAGAGGACAAGAATTAGCAGCAGCAGGTGGAGTTAATAAGTCATATGAAGGAGTAAGTATAACTATCCAAAATGGAAAACCTATATTTACTAGAAATGGAGTAACTGTTTCTGATGCTGAAGTAGAATTAATTGAAAAAATTATAGGTTCAGCTACTTCAAACCTTGGAATGTCTGATGTTGGATTCTATGTAGATACATTGGGAAGAACAAAACCAATAGATATCAATGGAGCAACACCTCCTATTAACAGCCAATTAATAGTAGGAACTGAATATTCTGAACTTACAAATAGAAAAGAATGGTTTGTAAAAGATGATGTAATAACTCCTTTCTTACAACAAATTCAAGGAAGAAACTTTAAGTTAACATCAATAGCTGGTTCATTAACTTGGATGGCAACACCTGTTATAGACAATTATGGTCAAATCAAAGGTGTGGCTATGACTAAAATCCCTTATACAGCATTTGTAAAGACTACACATAATGCTTGGAACTTTGCAGATGGATTGGAACAAAGATATGGTGTGAATGCTCTTGATTCGAGAGAAAAACGTGTGTTCAATCTATTGAATAGTATAGGAAATAATGAAGAAATTCTTTTAACACAAGCATATGATGAAATGATGGGGCATCAATATGCTAATGTACAACAAAGAATTTATGAAACTGGAAGAATCTTAAATAAAGAATTCTCTTATTTAAGAAATGAATGGTCTAACCCAACAAAAGATGCTAATAAAGTTAAAGTATTTGGAACAAATGGAGAATACAAAACTGATACTGCTGGTATTATAGATTATAAATATAATGCTCAAGGAGTTGCATATGTTCATGAAGATGAAACTGTAAGACTTGGAGAATCTCTTGGTTGGTATGCAGGTATAGTTCATAACAAATATAAATTCGATGATATAGGAAATTCAAAAGAAGAAATGTTATTAGGAAAATTTGGAATGTTTAAATCAGTTCCATTTGATGAAAATAATAGCTTAAATTGGACAATAGCTGGAGATATATTTGTAGGACATAATAAAATGCATAGAAGATTCTTAGTTGTAAGTGAAATATTCAATGCAAAATCTAGATACTATTCTTATGGAATTGGAGTTAAAAATGATTTAAGTAAAGAATTTAGATTATCAGAAAACTTCACATTAAAACCTTATGCAGGATTAAGACTAGAATATGGAAGAATGTCTAAGATAAAAGAAAAATCAGGAGAAGTTAAATTAGAAGTAAAATCAAACGATTATATTTCTATAAAACCTGAAATAGGAACAGAACTAGCATATAAAGCTTTCTTTGGACCTAAATCATTAAAAGCAGCAGTAAGTGTGGCTTATGAAAATGAATTAGGAATATTAGCAAATCCTAAAAATAAAGCTAGAGTAGCTGGAACATCTGCTGATTGGTTCAATATCAGAGGTGAA
- a CDS encoding OmpA family protein, with protein sequence TQMRENTIRINALEIKNIDITNIEAPKEMTIVLDERALNFDFDKSVVKPQYFEMLNNLKDFIEQNNYELTIEGHTDSVGSNQYNIGLSRRRAEAVKAKLIEFGLPEDRIVGIEAKGEEYPVATNETPEGRLQNRRVEFRLVQR encoded by the coding sequence CAACACAAATGCGTGAAAATACAATAAGAATAAATGCACTAGAAATAAAGAATATAGATATAACAAATATAGAAGCACCAAAAGAAATGACAATAGTATTAGATGAAAGAGCATTAAACTTTGATTTTGACAAATCAGTAGTAAAACCTCAATACTTTGAAATGTTGAATAACTTAAAAGATTTCATAGAACAAAATAACTATGAATTAACAATAGAAGGACATACAGATTCAGTAGGAAGTAACCAATATAACATAGGACTTTCAAGAAGAAGAGCCGAAGCTGTAAAAGCTAAGCTAATAGAATTTGGATTACCTGAAGACAGAATAGTGGGAATAGAAGCTAAGGGAGAAGAATATCCAGTAGCAACAAATGAAACGCCAGAAGGAAGATTACAAAACAGAAGAGTGGAATTTAGATTGGTTCAAAGATAG
- a CDS encoding adhesion protein FadA has translation MKGKFILGAMMLLGTISYSAEATDTVAQEVINEVKNIEAEYQALMQKEAERKEEFIQEKANLEKEVKELKEKQLGREELYAKLKQDSKIRWHRDEYKKLLKRFDEYYNKLEQKIADKEQQIVELTKLLEVLN, from the coding sequence ATGAAAGGTAAATTTATTTTGGGAGCAATGATGCTATTAGGAACAATTTCTTACTCAGCAGAAGCAACAGATACTGTGGCTCAAGAAGTAATAAATGAAGTTAAGAATATTGAAGCCGAATATCAAGCTTTAATGCAAAAAGAAGCTGAAAGAAAAGAAGAATTTATTCAAGAGAAAGCAAATCTTGAAAAAGAAGTCAAGGAATTAAAAGAAAAGCAACTAGGAAGAGAAGAACTATATGCTAAATTAAAACAAGATTCAAAAATAAGATGGCATAGAGATGAGTACAAGAAGTTGTTAAAGAGATTTGATGAATACTACAACAAACTTGAACAAAAGATCGCTGACAAAGAACAACAAATAGTAGAATTAACAAAATTACTAGAAGTTTTAAACTAA
- the frr gene encoding ribosome recycling factor gives MSIASDKLVKECEEKMLKTIEAVKERFTSIRAGRANVAMLDAVKVENYGSEVPLNQVGTVSAPEARLLVIDPWDKTLIPKIEKALLAANLGMTPNNDGRVIRLVLPELTADRRKEYVKLAKNEAENGKIAVRNIRKDINNHLKKLEKDKENPISEDELKKEETHVQTLTDKYIKEIDELLAKKEKEITTV, from the coding sequence ATGAGTATAGCTAGTGACAAACTTGTAAAAGAATGCGAAGAGAAAATGTTAAAAACTATTGAAGCAGTAAAAGAAAGATTTACATCTATAAGAGCAGGTAGAGCAAATGTGGCTATGTTAGATGCAGTAAAAGTAGAAAACTATGGAAGTGAAGTTCCTTTAAACCAAGTTGGAACAGTGTCAGCTCCAGAAGCAAGACTTTTAGTTATAGATCCTTGGGATAAAACTTTAATACCTAAAATAGAAAAAGCATTACTTGCTGCAAATTTAGGAATGACTCCTAATAATGATGGTAGAGTAATAAGACTTGTTTTACCAGAACTAACTGCTGATAGAAGAAAAGAATATGTAAAACTTGCTAAAAATGAAGCTGAAAATGGAAAAATTGCTGTTAGAAATATTAGAAAAGATATAAATAACCATTTAAAGAAATTAGAAAAAGATAAAGAAAATCCTATTTCTGAAGATGAATTAAAGAAAGAAGAAACTCATGTTCAAACTTTAACTGATAAATATATTAAAGAAATAGATGAATTACTTGCTAAAAAAGAAAAAGAAATAACTACTGTATAG
- the pyrH gene encoding UMP kinase, whose protein sequence is MESPFYKKILLKLSGEALMGEQEFGISSDVITSYAKQIKEIVDLGVEVSIVIGGGNIFRGISGAAQGVDRVTGDHMGMLATVINSLALQNSIEKLGVQTRVQTAIEMPKVAEPFIKRRAQRHLEKGRVVIFGAGTGNPYFTTDTAAALRAIEMETDVVIKATKVDGIYDKDPVKFADAKKYEKVTYNEVLAKDLKVMDATAISLCRENKLPIIVFNSLIEGNLKRVIMGENIGTTVVAD, encoded by the coding sequence ATGGAAAGCCCTTTTTACAAGAAAATCTTATTGAAATTAAGTGGTGAAGCTTTGATGGGAGAACAAGAATTTGGAATTTCATCTGATGTAATAACTTCTTATGCAAAACAAATTAAAGAAATTGTTGACTTAGGTGTTGAAGTTTCTATTGTTATAGGAGGTGGAAATATATTCAGAGGTATTTCAGGTGCTGCACAAGGAGTAGATAGAGTTACAGGGGACCATATGGGTATGCTTGCAACTGTAATAAACTCTTTAGCACTACAAAATTCAATTGAAAAATTAGGTGTTCAAACAAGAGTACAAACTGCTATTGAAATGCCAAAAGTTGCAGAACCTTTCATCAAAAGAAGAGCTCAAAGACATCTTGAAAAAGGTAGAGTAGTTATATTTGGAGCTGGAACAGGAAATCCATATTTTACAACAGATACAGCAGCAGCTTTAAGAGCAATAGAAATGGAGACAGATGTTGTTATAAAAGCTACAAAAGTTGATGGTATCTACGATAAAGACCCTGTAAAATTTGCAGATGCAAAAAAATATGAAAAAGTTACATATAATGAAGTTTTAGCAAAAGATTTAAAAGTAATGGATGCCACTGCTATTTCACTATGTAGAGAAAATAAATTACCTATAATTGTTTTCAATTCTTTAATTGAAGGAAACTTAAAGAGAGTTATTATGGGAGAAAATATTGGAACTACAGTTGTAGCAGATTAA